The Acanthochromis polyacanthus isolate Apoly-LR-REF ecotype Palm Island chromosome 2, KAUST_Apoly_ChrSc, whole genome shotgun sequence genome contains a region encoding:
- the fibinb gene encoding fin bud initiation factor: protein MAFVHLLLCAWMCASMCGAFFSGPLQPEMSNGTFHHYFVPDGDYEDNDDPEKCQMLFKMTDERKCGLDEDQDAVIRDDFTIIKRQIEDSARVLEGIGKSISYDLDGEDSYGRYLRRETAQIGEAFTSSEKSLLELEVKFKQSQESELKEEHRLSDDFLTMIVHTRDALKETVDISLGLKDKHELLSLIIRSHGTRLSRLKNEYMKF, encoded by the coding sequence ATGGCTTTTGTTCACTTGCTCCTGTGCGCCTGGATGTGCGCGTCCATGTGCGGCGCGTTCTTCAGCGGACCTCTGCAGCCGGAGATGTCCAACGGGACCTTCCATCACTACTTCGTGCCGGACGGAGACTACGAGGACAACGACGACCCGGAGAAGTGCCAGATGCTCTTCAAGATGACCGACGAGCGCAAGTGCGGTCTGGACGAGGACCAGGACGCGGTGATCCGGGACGACTTCACCATCATCAAGCGACAGATCGAGGACTCGGCGCGGGTCCTGGAGGGCATCGGGAAGAGCATCTCCTACGACCTGGACGGGGAGGACAGCTACGGCCGCTACCTGCGCAGGGAGACGGCGCAGATCGGCGAGGCGTTCACGAGCTCGGAGAAGTCGCTGCTGGAGCTGGAGGTGAAGTTCAAGCAGAGCCAGGAGAGCGAGCTGAAGGAGGAGCACCGGCTCAGCGACGACTTCCTCACCATGATCGTGCACACGCGGGACGCGCTCAAGGAGACCGTGGACATTTCCTTGGGCCTCAAGGACAAACACGAGCTGCTGTCGCTCATCATCCGCAGCCACGGAACCAGACTGAGCCGCCTGAAGAACGAGTACATGAAGTTCTGA